Part of the Desulfobulbaceae bacterium genome is shown below.
CTTTGATCTTCATGCCATCCTCCCTGTTTTTGTTTTGCTGGATACAAAACTATAACGTGGAACGGCATGAAGATCAATTATTTCAGTATGTTATATAGATATTTTCGCTGGCCAGTCCATCGGTCATTTTGCAAGAGGCTCATAATATATTCTTTTCGCCTCTCCCCAAAAAAAAGACCACCCTCCATAAAATGCGAGACGGTCTTTTTTTCCGTTAGGGCACCCCGACCCCCAAAATTCGCCGAACAGGTCGACGGGGTTGCCCTCATCTGTGACCACACGAATTTCTGTATTACACCCCACCAACGAAGGTATTCTGCCAATAAAAAAGCAGGGCCAAATGAATGGACCTGTCTTGAGGTTGATTCTATTGGCTGAGGTTTATGCCTTCTTCTTTTTTCGACTGGCGCTCAACCCGGTCAAGCCGGTGCCCATAAGAAGCATGGTAGCTGGTTCTGGGGTTGGGGTTGGGTCAGGTGTCGTGACAGGAAGTGTCCCCACCAACCCGGAATGAACCGCCAAGCCGTACCCCGCTCCATAGAGGATGCCCTGGTCCTCTGTTAATGATCACCCTAATGGGGCCACCCCGGTGAACGTGATCGCCTTAATAGAGCCACTTCGTGATCGGCCTAATGGAGCCACCCTGTGATCGCCTTAAAGGTGCCATGTAAAAAGCAAAACGGGTTTCGGACATTTCCTACTAACCGGTGTACCCTCCCTGATTTTTTCTTTCACTCAGAGGAGAGCGCCAAATGGCCAACAGGAGGTTCGAGATGTATGAGTTTCACCAAATTCTTTCCCGTATGCGGTTGGGGCGTCAGACCGCCAACTCGCCAAAGCCGGGCTTATCGGCCGGGTCAAGGCCGGAGAAATCCGGAGTATTGCCCAAAGCCATGACTGGCTGAGTCCGCTAAACCCCTCCCGGAAGACAGTATTCTGGCTGTTGCTTTTCAGCGCCAAAGCAGTCTTCCTCAGCAAGATTCCCTTGCCGAACCATACGAGGATCAGCTTCGCATTTGGCAGGCGGAAGGCATTCAAACGACCACCATCCACCAGGCCCTGGTTTGCAATCATCAATTCCAAGGAAGCTACTCTTCCGTTCGCCGACTGCTCCAGAAGATTGCCGGTAATACCCCGCAAGCCACGGTGATGCTCGACTTCGATCCTGGCGATACGGCGCAGGTCGATTTCGGATCCGGTCCCAAGATCATCGACACGACAACCGGCGAACAGTATTCCACCTGGTTCTTTGTGATGACCTTGGCCTTCAGCCGACATCAATACGTGGAAGTGGTCAAAGACCAGAAGATCGCCACTTGGCTGGGCTGCCATCGCCGAGCCTTCGAGTTCTTTGCCGGGGTTCCGTCAAAGGTCATGATCGACAACCTGAAATCAGGCATTACCAAGGCCTGCTGGCATGACCCCGAGGTGCAGCGTTCCTACGCCGAATGCGCCGAAGGCTATGGCTTTTTGATCTCGCCATGCCCACCCAGAGACCCTAAGAAAAAGGGCCGGGTCGAGGCTGGGGTGAAATATGTCAAACGTAATTTCATGCCGTTACGGGAGTTCAGGAGTCTTGCCGATGCCAACCGTCAGCTCAAGGAGTGGATTCTTGAAACCGCCGGGATCAGGGTCCACGGTGTTGGCTCTTAAATTCACTGACACAGAATCAAGAAAATCAGGGCATTTTTCTCAGAATGGATTACACGGAAGGAGAAAGAATTCAAATTAATTGAGCCTCTTGCAAAATGAACAACTTTTCTTTATGCAAGAATCACTTCGCGTCTAACTTGTTGAAATTACGTGTTCGAGCTTTTGCAAAATGACCAGGAGTGAAAAATATCCTCATTTTGCAAGAGGCTCCATTGTCAGTGATAATGCCACAGTCCGAGCTACTACTTTAATTTCAACTTTCAATGTAAAATATGGGAAAGATGAGCAATCAATAACCACTTGGACGCTGTAATTATTGTCTGTAACTCACACTTCGTTGGTGATGCTATCTCTCTCAAATCTTCCATTCAATCTCTTACGCTTGTTTTTGGTTTACATCATTAAACAACTCGGATAATTTTATTTTTGGTAGTTTCTATCAAAAACTAACAGGGGGGTAGTGATGCTTCGAAAGGACGATATTTATGGTTTTGGGTGATTCTGTAGATGGGGTCTGCTTTTAGGCGATATTGTTTAACGAGTAAAAGTACACAGCAATATAGTAGTTTAAGTTTTTCGATCCCATCAAAGTTTTTTGGTGGCGGACGGAATAGGGCTTGTGTCGTATTAACGTGCTAAAAGAGGAAGGAACAATGGAAGTATCGAGCTTGGGTCGTTTTGCTGGATTCGTGACCTTGCTGGTTATGGCGGGGGTGTTAATGTCTGGCAGTTTGGCATTGGCAGACGATACTGCTGATTTTGATCAAACGAGAAGGTTAGCTCTTCATGAAGATATAGCCGCTCAGAATAAGTTAGGGACATTGTACGCCAAGGGTCATGGTGTGTCGCAGGATTACTCCCAGGCCATTTATTGGTTTCAAAGGGCGGCTGAGCAAGGTGAGGCTGATGCTCAATTTAACTTAGGATTGCTGTATTACAAGGGTGAGGTAGTTCGTCAGAATTATACTCAGGCTATCAATTGGTTTGGTAAAGCAGCAAAGCAGAGGCATAAAGGGGCCTTGGCTAATTTAGACGAAGTCCACAAGGAAATTACGACCTTAAGAGTTTCTGCTGATCAGGGAAAGGTAGAGGCTTTGGTCTCGTTGGGGGATTTATATGCAGACGGGAATGGAGTGTCTCAAGATTATGGCTATGCTGTTGATTTGTATAGTAAGGCCGTTAGCCAAGGATATGCTGTAGCTCAATATAAATTAGGATTGATGTATGAAGAGGGAAAAGGAGTTCCTCTGGATTTTGTACAGTCAGTTGAGTGGTACAGAAAAGCTATAGAGAACAAAGATGCTGCTGCTAAGTATTATTTAGGGCGCATGTACCATAATGGGAGGGGTGTCCCTAGAGATAATGTTTACGCTTATGCTTGGATTGCTTTGGCAGCAGACCAGGGAGACAAAAATGCTATAAGTAACTTGGGGTTCGCCGCTGGTCTGCTAACGCCCCAGCAATTGATTCAAGCCCGTGAACTTGTTGTTCAGCTTAAGTCGATTGACAGCAACAAACCATGATAGTGGGTGGTGATTGATGACATCCAATCAGACACCACTGTTTTCTTGTTATTCCCTGTAGGTGAAGACCATCTATTTGTCGTAGTCGTAGGTTGGGTTAGGCCGCCAGGCCGTAACCCAACACAGATTCGGCACAGGGTGTCAGGTGACTAGCACCCTTCGACAGCTTTCTTTTCCTGTTTGATGTGGCAGTCAGCACACCCAGAAGGCCCTTTCTTGCCATTGTGTCCTGTCTTGTGACACTCTTTGCATCTGGCGTGAAAAACATCTTTCTGTTTCTGGAGATCTTTGTTGCTGAAGCTGCTGTTGTGGCACGTAATGCAGCTAAGCGCCTTGGTATCGGGAAGGGCGGCGATTGCCTCGGCGGTAAGCGCCTTGTGCTCGGCATCATGATGACAAGTTCCGCAGTTCAGACCCAAGGTCACGTGGGTCGTGTGGTTGAAACGTGCCGGCTTTTTGCCGTCGATGACAAGTTCGGTCGCAGGCGTTTTTAAAGAGTCTCCGGCCGAAGCCGATAAACTTTCTATTCCAATAGTCAAGGCGAGGCCTAAAATGGCACCAATCATTACTGTCTTTTTCATCGTTATTCCTCCATGATACTTTTTACAATATGCAGGAAATCCTGCCTGTCTTAGAATCCCACGATGAGATTCGTCTATTGACCTGAATATAGTCAGTGTGAGATGGTTGGGATAGTCGACATAGGGCGACATGGGGCTCGACATGACCTGATATCGACCCGACATCCACTAATGGCAGGGGCTCATGGGGTATATTGTATCGCTCTGGTTGAAGGGGTGTACACGGCTTTTGATGTTAAGCCGTTGTGCAGAAATATCCTGTTCACTTTGTACACTTGAAACGGCATATGGAGCCGTACGGTAAGGGGCAGAGTGTACATGTTATTTCTTAACGGCTGCTAATCATGATAATCTCGCAAAAAGTCCGGGGATGGCTAAGCAAAAGGTGCGATATACAAGGCGCGGGGTGTGTTTTGTGAGTGAGGCCATATATATGGTATGATCGAACGAGCAAAACCGCCACGCAACGAAGTAGATCGCACTTTTTGTGACGCCATCAATCATAAATCACTCCGGTTTTCGATTGGTATCAGTCTTTGAGGTCGGGCATATCTGCTCTTGGTTAGGCTTGTGCTCATAGCAAACGGATTCAGCATAGATTTCGCCGTAGATCTGCGATAGAAAAATAATGGTCAAAACTGACAATACGCCTACCACAAATATTGCTTCCGGTA
Proteins encoded:
- a CDS encoding PEP-CTERM sorting domain-containing protein; the encoded protein is MAVHSGLVGTLPVTTPDPTPTPEPATMLLMGTGLTGLSASRKKKKA
- a CDS encoding IS21 family transposase, encoding MAESAKPLPEDSILAVAFQRQSSLPQQDSLAEPYEDQLRIWQAEGIQTTTIHQALVCNHQFQGSYSSVRRLLQKIAGNTPQATVMLDFDPGDTAQVDFGSGPKIIDTTTGEQYSTWFFVMTLAFSRHQYVEVVKDQKIATWLGCHRRAFEFFAGVPSKVMIDNLKSGITKACWHDPEVQRSYAECAEGYGFLISPCPPRDPKKKGRVEAGVKYVKRNFMPLREFRSLADANRQLKEWILETAGIRVHGVGS
- a CDS encoding sel1 repeat family protein encodes the protein MEVSSLGRFAGFVTLLVMAGVLMSGSLALADDTADFDQTRRLALHEDIAAQNKLGTLYAKGHGVSQDYSQAIYWFQRAAEQGEADAQFNLGLLYYKGEVVRQNYTQAINWFGKAAKQRHKGALANLDEVHKEITTLRVSADQGKVEALVSLGDLYADGNGVSQDYGYAVDLYSKAVSQGYAVAQYKLGLMYEEGKGVPLDFVQSVEWYRKAIENKDAAAKYYLGRMYHNGRGVPRDNVYAYAWIALAADQGDKNAISNLGFAAGLLTPQQLIQARELVVQLKSIDSNKP
- a CDS encoding cytochrome c3 family protein gives rise to the protein MSGRYQVMSSPMSPYVDYPNHLTLTIFRSIDESHRGILRQAGFPAYCKKYHGGITMKKTVMIGAILGLALTIGIESLSASAGDSLKTPATELVIDGKKPARFNHTTHVTLGLNCGTCHHDAEHKALTAEAIAALPDTKALSCITCHNSSFSNKDLQKQKDVFHARCKECHKTGHNGKKGPSGCADCHIKQEKKAVEGC